A genomic window from Vitis riparia cultivar Riparia Gloire de Montpellier isolate 1030 chromosome 18, EGFV_Vit.rip_1.0, whole genome shotgun sequence includes:
- the LOC117906282 gene encoding pentatricopeptide repeat-containing protein At1g33350: protein MASPQNQLNLHNSVLALLERCIHLNHLKQLQAFLITLGHGQTHFYAFKLLRFCTLALSNLSYARFIFDHVESPNVYLYTAMITAYASHSDHTSALLLYRNMVRRRRPRPNHFIYPHVLKSCTQVVGPGSARMVHCQVLRSGFEQYPVVQTALLDAYLRFWSDVESARLLFDEMTERNVVSWTAMISGYTRLGQIGNAVLLFEEMPERDVPSWNALIAGYTQNGLFMEALSLFRRMIAVEAGAWGQGNRPNQVTAVCSLSACGHTGMLRLGKWIHGYVYRNGLGLDSFVSNALVDMYGKCGCLKEARRVFDRTLERSLTSWNSMINCLALHGQSQNAISVFEEMMTCGSGVKPDEVTFIGLLNACTHGGLVEKGWLYFELMTQNYGIEPQIEHYGCLVDLLGRAGQFEEAMEVVRGMRIEPDEVIWGSLLNGCKIHGHTDLAEFSVKKLIDMDPNNGGYGIMLANIYGELGKWDEVRKVRKVLKEQNAHKTPGCSWIEIDNQVHQFYSVDKTHPRTEEIYNTLESLISLY from the coding sequence ATGGCTTCTCCCCAAAATCAACTCAATCTGCACAACTCTGTCCTAGCCCTCCTTGAAAGATGCATTCATCTCAATCATCTCAAGCAGCTCCAAGCCTTTCTCATCACTCTCGGCCATGGCCAGACTCATTTCTACGCCTTCAAGCTCCTCCGCTTCTGCACTCTAGCCCTCTCCAATCTCTCCTACGCTCGCTTCATCTTCGACCACGTCGAATCCCCCAATGTCTACCTCTACACTGCAATGATCACTGCTTATGCTTCTCATTCTGATCACACTTCAGCCCTTCTTTTGTACCGCAACATGGTTCGTCGCCGTCGGCCTCGGCCCAACCATTTTATCTACCCTCATGTCTTGAAGTCGTGCACCCAGGTCGTGGGGCCGGGGAGTGCGAGAATGGTGCATTGTCAGGTGCTGAGGTCGGGTTTTGAACAATACCCAGTTGTGCAAACAGCTCTTCTTGATGCCTACTTGAGGTTTTGGTCTGATGTGGAAAGTGCGCGTCTCTTGTTTGATGAAATGACTGAGAGGAATGTTGTGTCTTGGACAGCTATGATTTCTGGGTACACGAGGCTTGGACAGATTGGGAATGCTGTATTGTTGTTTGAGGAAATGCCCGAGAGGGATGTGCCGTCTTGGAACGCTTTGATTGCTGGTTACACACAGAATGGGTTGTTCATGGAGGCGTTATCACTTTTCAGGAGAATGATTGCCGTTGAGGCGGGAGCTTGGGGTCAAGGAAATAGGCCAAATCAGGTTACTGCTGTGTGCTCACTCTCAGCTTGTGGTCACACTGGTATGCTCCGGCTTGGTAAATGGATACATGGTTATGTTTACAGAAATGGGCTTGGTTTGGATTCATTTGTATCTAATGCTCTGGTGGATATGTATGGGAAATGTGGATGTTTGAAAGAGGCAAGAAGGGTTTTTGATAGGACATTGGAGAGAAGCTTGACATCATGGAATTCCATGATCAATTGTCTCGCCCTCCATGGGCAAAGTCAGAATGCAATAAGTGTGTTTGAGGAGATGATGACATGTGGAAGTGGTGTAAAACCTGATGAAGTTACATTTATTGGCTTGTTGAATGCCTGTACCCATGGgggtttggttgaaaaaggttggctTTATTTTGAGCTGATGACTCAAAATTATGGGATAGAACCTCAGATTGAGCATTATGGTTGCTTGGTAGATCTTCTTGGTCGTGCAGGTCAGTTTGAAGAAGCTATGGAGGTTGTAAGGGGAATGAGAATTGAACCTGATGAGGTTATTTGGGGCTCTTTGCTTAATGGATGTAAGATTCATGGCCACACAGATTTGGCTGAATTTTCCgttaaaaaattgattgataTGGATCCAAATAATGGTGGTTATGGTATAATGTTGGCAAATATATATGGGGAGCTAGGCAAGTGGGATGAGGTTCGGAAGGTTCGGAAGGTGTTGAAGGAGCAGAATGCCCACAAGACTCCTGGTTGCAGTTGGATTGAAATTGACAACCAAGTTCATCAATTCTATTCTGTTGATAAAACACATCCTAGAACGGAGGAGATATACAATACATTGGAGAGTCTGATTAGTCTGTACTAG